CGTTGCCGATGAGGTAGCCGAGGCCCCACCATGCGGCGATCGACAGGAACAGCAGGGCGAACAGGCCGGTGACGCCGGCCCCGCCGAACATGCCGGCACCCTTGCCCGCCTTCTTCGCGGAGTCGGTCAGCTCGGCCTTGGCGAGCGCGACCTCCTGGCGGAAGAGCGTCGAGAGGTCACGGGACACCTCGGAGAGCAGCTCACCGAGCGGCGTCGTCGCGGCGCGCTCCTGGGGGGTCGGCTGTCCGGGCACCGTCCGACCGGACGCGCCGGGGAACGGATCGGTCATACGAGCGGCCCCGTCCCGGTGGTCCCGGTGCCGGTCGTGCCCGTGGTGCCCGTCGTGCCGAGCCCGGTCGTCCCCGTCGTGCCGAGGCCGGTGGTGTCGTACCCGGTGGTGCTCGTCGGGGCGTCGTGGCCGGTGGTGCCGGAAGTCGCGGTCGCGCTGCGGGCCTCGGCTTCCTTCTCGTGCTTGATCTCCGTCGTGAGCGCCTTGGTGAGACGCCCGGCGAGGATGCCCGCGCCGGCGGCGATCGCGATGAAGGTGCCCGGACGGCGAGCCGCGAACGACTTCACCTCGTCGACGAGCGAACCTGGGTCGCGGCCCTCGAGGTAGCCAGCGAACGAGCCGGCACGGTTCGACAGGTCGCGGACGACCTTCGCCGCCAGGCCCTGCTCGTCGTCGTTGTCGGCCATCTTGCCGAGCTGGTCGCCGATGGTACGGAGACCGCTGGCGGCCTTCTGCTGCTGGTCGGCAGCCTGGTCCTTGACGGTGCCCGACGCCTGGCCGAAGAGCTGGCGAGCGTGGTCGGACACCTCGGAGGCGACGTTCGCAGCCTGCTCCTTGGCGGTGCCGGCGACGTCGGCAGCCTTCTCCTTGGCGTCACCTGCGACGTCCGAGGCGGCACCCTTCGCGGCGTCGGCCTTGGCCTTGCCGCCGCTCGAGTCGGAGCCGGAGTCGGCGTGACCCGCAGAGCTCGTCGAGGTGGCGGACAGGCTGCCGATCGGCGCGGTGCCGGCGGGGAGCTGGGTGTCGGCGGGGATCGCGTCCAGCGGCTCGGCGTCGAGCGGCTCGAGGTCGTCGAAGCCCGAGGGGCGCTCGACGGGGGTCCCGCTCGCGTAGGAGGGCACCGTGACGCCGGGGTGGATCTCGTGACCCTCGGCGGCAGCCGTGGCGTCGTGGATGGGCGTCCCGGAGTCGTTCCCGGGTGGGTTCGTGGTCATGGTCGGCCTTCCGGTCTTCTCGTCGCCACGGGCGGTGCACCTGCGGCGTTGGACTCGAACCTGCGCGGCGCACCCTGTGCCGGGCCCCAGGAACGCCGATCTGCGCGGATGTCGGCCCGACCCTCCGCAGAACGCCAGGACGAGGCTCGATCCGCGCGTCCTCCCAGCCCCGCTCCGGTTGGCTCGGACGATGCCCTCTGTGTCGGTCGTCATCCCCGTCCGGGACGACGCCGACCACCTGCGCCGGTGCCTCGCCGCACTGGAGGCCCAGACCCGGGTGCCCGACGAGGTCGTCGTCGTCGACAACGGCAGCTCGGACGACAGCGCCGCGGTGGCGGCGGCCGCCGGAGCCGTCTTGTGCAGCGAGCCGGAGCGTGGCATCGCACGGGCATCGGCGCGTGGGTTCGACACCGCGCGGGGCGACGTCGTCGTGCGACTGGACGCGGACTCGGTCCCGCCGCCGCACTGGATCGCCACGGCGCTCGCGCTGCTCGAGGACCCGACCGTCGTCGCCGTCACCGGACCCGGTCGGCCGATCGACGCCGGGCCGCTCGTCCGGGCGGCTTGGCCGGTCCTCTACATGCAGCCGTACTTCGTGCTCATGCGCAGTGCACTCGCACGCCCGCCGCTGTTCGGTTCCGCCGCCGCCGTGCGTCGGACGACCTGGCTCGCCGTCCGTCACCGGGTCCACCGCCACGACCCCGAGGTGCACGACGACGTCGACCTCAGCATGCAGCTCGACCCGGCGTGGCGGGTGCTGGCCGACCGGGCGCTCACGGTGGGTGTGTCCTCGCGACCCTTCTCGAGCCTCCCGTCCGCCCTGCTGCGCGCCCGTCGCGCGGGCCACACGTTCCGGGTCAACGGACGCCGGGCCACGCCCGTGCGGCGGTGGGCCCGGCGGTTCCGGGTGGAACTGCGTCGGCACCACGCGCACGCCTGGTGGCGGTCCCGCTGACGTGAGCTGCCCTGACCGCGCACGTCGCGCCGGCGCCGCTCCGTGGACTCACGCGGGGAGGACGACCACCTTGCCGGCGACGCGCCCGCTGCTGGCCTCGGCGTGCAGGGCCGGCAGCTCGGTGAGCGGGATGCGGCGGGTGACCTCGACGTGCAGCGCCCCCTCGTCCACCATCGACACCAGACGCGCCAAGCGTTCGCGGTGCGGCAGGACGAACACGACGGCCGAGCGGACCCCGCGGTCGGCGTCGTCCGGCGCGGGCATCCAGGCCGTCGTGCTCACGACGACCCCACCGTCCCGCACCAGGGTGACGAGGCGGGTGAACGCGTCGGGCTCGATCGGGGCGAGGTTGAGGAGCACGTCCACCTGCTCAGTGACGGCGTCCAGCAGGTCGGTCGTGGTGTGGTCGACGACCTCGTCCGCTCCCGCAGCCCGCACGGCGTCCGCGCTGCGCGGACTCGCGGTCGCCACGACGTGCGCACCGATCCGCGTCGCCAGCTGGACGGCGTACTTGCCGACCACCCCGCCGGCGCCCACGACGAGCAGTCGCTGCCCGGCCTGCAGGCCACCGTCGTCGACCAGGGCCTGCCACGCGGTGAGGGCGACCGAGGGCAGCGCGGCGGCGTCGGCGAGCGGGATGCTCGTCGGTGCGGCCACGAGCGCCTCGGCCGGGGCGACCACGTACTCGGCCGCGCCGCCGTCCCGCTCCATCGGCAGGAACCCGACGACCGCATCGCCGACGGACAGGCCCTGCACGCCGTCGCCGATCGCGTCGACGGTGCCCGAGACGTCGTAACCGGGGACGTGCGGCAGGACCACGGGGATGGGGAGGGAGCCCGCACGCATGCCGCCGTCGGCCGCGTTGAAGGCCGAGGCGGCGACGCGGATGCGCACCGCGCCGGCGGTGGGGACGGGCTGGTCGACCTCGACGTGCCGGAGCACCTCGGGACCGCCGACTTCGGAGAACTGGATGGCCTGCATGGTCGTATCCTCTCGTTGTTGCTTCGAGTTCGAAGCACTGTCGGAACCGTAGCACTGCTTCGAACTCGAAGCAACGGTAGGATCGAGACGTGCCCGAACCCTCCTCGTCCCTGACGTCCGCGCAGCTGGCCGCCTACCTGTCCTTCACCGAGGTGAGCGCGCTGCTGCGGCCCGCCGTCGAGAAGCAGCTCAAGGACGTCGGACAGCTCAGCTACGTGCAGTTCCAGCTGCTGGCACGACTCGGCGACGCCCCGACCGGCAGTCGGAGCATGACCGACCTGGCCGACGGGGTCGTCTACAGCCGGAGCGGGCTCACCTACCAGGCGCAGCTCCTCGACCAGCGAGGCCTGGTGTCGCGGGCGCCGTCACCGGAGGACGAACGCCGTGTCGTCGTGTCGATCACCGACGCCGGCCGTCAGGTCCTCGCCGCCGTGTTCCCCGGGCACATCGCTCTCGTGCAGGAACTCCTGTTCGCGTCGCTGTCGACCGACGAGGTCGACGCGCTCGCTGCCGTGCTCGGCAAGGTCGGCGACCGCCTGCGCGCAGCACCGCCCCGCTCCGCCGCACCACGCCGCCGCCGCACGGTCTGACGGTCAGGAGGCGCGGGTCCAGCCTGACGGCCCGTCCCCGCGGCGGACCCACCGTTCCTCGACCGGGGACACCGTCACGTCGTCGGTGAACCAGGAGGTCTCGTCCGGCGCCCACCCGGCGAGGACCGTCGCGCCGCCGTCGACCTCGAGCGCACGGCCGGCCGCCGCCAGGTACCCCTGCACGGAGACGTGCACGGCGTCGACATCGACCGCCAGGGCCTCGAGGTCGGGGACCAGCCAGTCCGCCTCCAGGCCGGTCGACGGCCACCACGCACCGCGCCGTGCCCAGAGGGCGGGCTTCGGGTACGTCGACACCAACCGGGCCCAGTCCTCGGCCGAGTGCACCTCCCACACGCGCGGCTCCCGATCCGCCGTGACGCGTTGGAGGACGACCTCGTCGTCACCGAACCCGTCCTCCACCAGCTCGAGCGCCCCTGCCCCGAGCGACCCGACCCGGCGTGTACTCGAGATGAACCGCGCGGCGCCGGCGTCCCCGTACGCCAGTGGTGTGGACCACCAGGCGCCGCCCGCGGTCCGGTGCACCGGGACCGCTCGATCCGCCGCCCCGCGCGCCTCGTCGTCCTCGTGGTTCCGTCTCCACCGCGCGACCGTCGCGGCGACACCTCCTCCGGAACCGACCGGCTGGACCTCGCCGTCGCGCACGGGACGCGCCACCCACTGCGCGTCGAGGTCGAGGTCCGTCGCCCACCACGTCGTCGCCGGTGCGGACAGGACCGCCTCCGCCACAGGCGCGAGTGCGGAGCGCACCTCGGGGAAGGCGGTGATCGCCTCCGCGCCGACGATCGGCGGCTGCCAGGGCATCGACGAGTCCACCGTCGCGCCCAGGGCGGGCAGGAAGCGCAGCGGATCCCGCCAGCCCCGGACGTCCGCAAGGTCGACCGCGGCGACGGCGGACGCGAGTCCGGCGACCACGTCCGCGGGCACTCCGACCGCCTCGGGCAGCGCGAAGTCCTGGTCCGCCGCAGCGTCCACCGCCTGGACCGCCTGCTGCACGGCCGCGTCGAGGTCGCTCACCAACGCGAGACAGAGAACGCGGAAACGGGGACCGTCGAGCAGGTCGTGAGTGGAGGAACGCACTCGGGGAGTGTGGCGCGCCGGGGCGTGCTCGGGCAAGCCGCCGAGGACACCCCGGCGGGTACACGACACGGACGACCTTGGACGCGATCCAGGACGGCGGCGTAGCGTTCCGGAAGTCGCCCGGCCGGAAGGCACGCGAGGGACCCTGACCTCGTGGAGCGACGACTCGCGCCTGCCACTCCCGGAGGCACGCGCCGGCCGTGGACGCCCGCCCCTGACCCGAACTGCGGCGGGCGTCCGCGTGTCCACACCGCCACCCACCGGCCGGGAGGCCCACCACCGGTCCGGCACCGCGCCTCCCGTCCGGAGACGGCCGGCACACGCCGTCCGCCGCGGCGGTTCAGCCCGCGGTCGGGTCCGCGAGCAGCGACGCGAAGGCGAGCTCGGCCGCGCCGCGGAACAGGACACTCCCGACCAGCTCGGCGGGCACGATCCGCAGGTCCTCGCCCATCGCGGTCATCGTCTGCGCCCGCACGGCGTCCTCGAGCCGGGTCCCGACGTGCCGGAGCAGGGTGCCGAGGAAGCCGCCGAGCACCACCACGTCGGGGTTGACGGTGTGCACGACGTTCCGGATCGCCACGGCGAGTGCGGTGACCTGGCGCTCCACCACGGCGGCGAGCTCCGACCCCGGACCGGCGGCCAGGACGTCACCGAGCCGGTCGGCCTCGTCGATCCCCAGCCCCGCGGCGTCGAGCAGTGCCGCCTGCGAGGCCTCGGTCTCCAGGCAACCGACGGCGCCGCAGTGGCAGCGGATGCCGTTCGCTGCGACGAAGGTGTGCCCGAGCTCGCCCGCGTACCCGTCCGTCCCGGCCAGGGGTCGGCCCCCGGTGATGATCCCACCGCCGATGCCGCTCGCGCCGCCGTTGACGTAGACGACGTCGGTGGCGCCGCGTCCGGCGCCGTAGAGGAACTCCGCGGTGACGCCGAGGTTCGCGTCGTTCGCGGCCCGCACCGGCAGCCCGGTGCGGTCGGCGAGCGGGGCGGCGAAGGCCTCGTCCCGCCAGGCCAGGTGCGGCGCGTACCGGACGACGCCGTCGCCCACGCGGACGATTCCGGGGACCGAGACGCCGACCCCGACGACCCGGCGACCGGCCACCCGCTGACGCTCGGCCGCGGCGGCGACCAGGTCGGTGGCGATCGCGAGGGCGGCGTCGGGCGTCGAGACGGTGGTGGTGCGGACGGAGCGGCGCTCGTGCTCGGTGCCGTCGAGTCCGGTGACGGCCAGGGTCACGGCGTCGATCTCGGGCACGATCCCGAGGGCGACGACCTCGGCGGACGCCGAGACGGTCGCGCTGGGTCGGCCGACGCCGGTGGCCGGTGCCGCGTCGCCCTCGACGACGAGGCCGAGGTCGACGAGCTCCCCGACGAGCGCAGCGACCGTCGACCGGTTCAGGCCGGTCTCGCGGGTGAGGGCGGAACGGGGCATCGGGCCGCCCTCGTGGACGAGGCGCAGGACGCGGGCGAGGTTGCGTCGCCGGACGACGTCCGTGGTGCGCACCGGACGGGAGGCCGTGCTCGCCTCCGCCATGTCCGCTCCGTTCCGTGGGTCCCGCCAGCGTAGTGCGCCAGCCGCGTGCGGCCCGCGCTGCGCTCGCGCGGCGCTCACGCTGCGCTCACGCTGCGCGAGCTTCGCGGCGAGGGACGGTCCTCGTGGCCACCGCCACGAGGACCGTCGCTCAGCCCGAGGGCGGCCAGCGCACCGGCGCGGTCAGGCGCCGGCGCGGTCAGGCGCCGGCGCCGACCGTGCCGTCGGCCGTGAAGATCACCTCGTGGGTCACCGCTCGACCGTCGGGCGACGTCACCACGACGGACCGGCTGCCGGCCCCGCCCGCACCGGGGAACGCCCGGAACTCGAGGGCCTCGTGGTAGTCGTGGTCCGGCCGGTCCGTGCGGGTGGACAGCGGCAGGACCGCCCCCTCGCGGACCCAGAGCGGCAGGGTGTCGAACCCGTGCTGCTCCCGACGCCAGACCCCACCGGTCACGACCTCGCCGGTGAACCAGTTCGTCCAGGACCCCGCGGGCAGCCAGTACTCGACCTCGCCGGTCGCGCTGAACACCGGCGCGACGAGCAGGTCCGCGCCGAGCATGTACTGCCGGTCGCAGTACGCCGCCGTCGGGTCGTCCGGGAACGCCAGGGGCATCGGCCGCATCACGGGGATGCCCCGCGCCGACGCCTCGAGCCCCGCGGCGTACAGGTACGGCATGAGCCGCAGCTTCAGTTCGGTGAACGCCCGCGTCACCTCGACCGCCTCGTCGTCGAACGCCCACGGCACCCGGTACGAGCTGCTGCCGTGGAACCGGCTGTGCGACGACAGGAGGCCGAACTGCACCCAGCGCTTGAACACCGCCGGGTCCGGGGTGCCCTCGAAGCCACCGATGTCGTGCGACCAGAAGCCGAAGCCGGACAGCGCCAGCGACAGCCCACCGCGGAGCGTCTCGGCCATCGACGGGAACGACGACGTGTTGTCGCCGCCCCAGTGCACGGGCATCTGCTGGCCGCCGGCGGTGGCGGAGCGGGCGAACAGCACGGCGTCGCCCTTCCCGCGGGTCTCCTCGAGCACCTCGAACACGGCCTGGTTGTACAGCTGCGTGTAGAGGTTGTGCATCCGCTCGGGGTCGCTGCCGTCGGCGTAGACCACGTCGAGCGGGATGCGCTCGCCGAAGTCGGTCTTGAAGCAGTCGACGCCCTGCTCGACGAGTGCACGGAGCTTCGCCTGGTACCAGGCGGTGGCCTCCGGGTTCGTGAAGTCGACGAGCCCCATGCCGGCCTGCCACAGGTCCCACTGCCACACCGTGCCGTCGGGGTTCATGACGAGGTAGCCACCCTCGACCGCTTCGTCGAACAGCTTCGAGGCCTGCCCGATGTACGGGTTGATCCACACGCAGACCCGCAGGTCCTTGTCGTGCAGCCGCCCGAGCATGCCGGTGGGGTCCGGGAACACCCGCGGGTCCCACTCGAAGTCGCACCAGGTGAACTCGCGCATCCAGAAGCAGTCGAAGTGGAACACCGAGACGGGCAGCTGTCGGGCGGCCATCTCGTCGACGAACGAGGTCACGGTCGCCTCGTCGTAGTCGGTCGTGAACGAGGTCGACAGCCACAGCCCGTACGACCACGCCGGCACGTGCGCCGGACGGCCGGTGAGCGCCGTGTACCGCTCGAGCACGGCCGACGGGCTGCCGCCCCCGATGACGTGGAACACGAGGGACTCCCCCGGCACCGAGAACTGCACACGCTCGACCGTCTCGGACCCGACCTCGAACGAGACGTGCCCGGGGTGGTCGACGAGCACGCCGTACCCGCGGTTCGTCAGGTAGAACGGGACGTTCTTGTACGCCTGCTCGCTCGACGTGCCACCGTCGGCGTTCCAGATGTCGACGGTCTGCCCGTTCTTCACGAGCGGCCCGAAGCGTTCACCGAGCCCGTAGACGAGCTCCCCGACGCCGAGGTCGAGCTGCGCGTGCACGAAGCGGTCCGCCGTCGGGGCGTCCGCACCCTGCACCCGGGCGTTGCCGACGACGCCGCGGGACACCTCGGCGCCGGGGTCGAGCGTGACGTGGCCGAGCGACTTGTGCCCGGATCCGGTGAGGACGCGGCCCTCCGACAGGAACCGCAGGTCCCAGGGCGCCCCGGGCGTGACGACGGCCGACAGGTCACCGGAGGTGAGGGTCCCGACACCGTCGGCGACCGTGGCGGAGCCGTGCCCCGCCTCCTTCCCGACCAGGTCGAAGGACAGCTCCGGCCGGCGGCCGCGGTGGTGCTCGACCCGGACGGTGACGACGCCCTCCATCGGGCTCGACAGCGAGACGGTCAGCGTCGGACGGTTGAGGGTGTCGCCCCGCGACGCGATGACCTTCGTCGGCGCCGTGACGACCAGGCGGTCCCCGGACGGCGACTGCCGTGCGTCGATGTCGTACGCCTCGGCGGCGTACACGGGGTGGACTCCGGGCCTGAGCTGCCAGAACCCGTCGGTGAACTTCATTACTTGACCGCTCCTGCCGTGATGCCGCGCGCGAGGGTGCGCTGGAAGATGAGGAAGAACACGAGCGTCGGGATGAGGCCGAGCAGGGCCGACGCGCTCGTGGTGGTGACGTCCATGAGCCGGTCGCCCTGCAGCAGGGAGATCGCGACCGGGACGGTCTGGTTGTCGTTGCTGACCAGGAAGGTCAGCGGGATGAGGAACTCGTTCCACGTCCAGATGAAGAAGAAGATGAGCAGGACCGACAGGGTCGGCCGGCTGATCGGGACGATGACCCGCCACAGCACGCGCCAGCGACCGGCGCCGTCGAGCGCGGCGGCCTCGAGGATCTCCTTCGGGAAGGTGCCGTAGACGCTCGAGAGCAGGTAGGTGCCGAACGCCGACTGGATCACCGTGAAGACGATGATGACGCTCCACACGTTGTCGTACAGCCCGACGCCCTTGAACATCATGTAGAGCGGGTAGAGCAGGACCTCCTGCGGCAGCATGTTCGCGAGCATGAAGAGCACGACGATCCAGGTGCGGTAGCGGACCCGGCCGATGCCGATCGCGAACGCGTTGAGGATCGAGATGAGCACCGCGAGCAGCGCCACCATGCCGCTGATGAACACGCTGTTCCAGAGCTTCAGCGGGAAGTCGACCCGGTTCCAGAACGTCGTGATGCCGTCGAACGACAGCTGCGTCGGCCAGGCGAGCGGGCCGCCGGCCGCGTAGTCCGCCGGCGTCTTGAACGAGTTGAGCAGGATGAGCAGGAACGGCGCGGCGATGAGCACCGCGATGACGACGCCGCCGGCGAGCACGACCCAGTCGGCGGGACGCTTGACGCCGCCCTCACCGGGCCGCTTGCGCGGCTTCGCCGTCGGCCGGGAGGCCCGTCCCGCGTCCGCCGTGACGGTCGCCCTGGTGTCGGGTGCGGACACGGTCATCGTGCCTCCTCCTTGCGTTCTGCCCGGTTCTGGGCGGCGATGAAACCGATGGCGACGATGACGATGACGACCGTCAGCGCGGTGGCGATGGTCGCGCCGTACCCGACCTGCTGCGCCTGGAAGAACTGGCTGTACGAGTAGTAGCTCGGCACGATGGTCGCGTTGCCGGGGCCGCCGCCGGTGAGGGCGTAGACGGGCCCGAACACCTTGAGCGCGGCGATCGTGCACGTGAGCACGACGACGAAGATCTCGGGCCGGATGATGTGCACGGTGATGGAGCGGAAGCGCTGGAACCAGTTCGCGCCGTCGAGCTCCGCCGCCTCGTAGAGCTCGGGGTCGACGCGCTGCAGGGCCGCCATGAACACGACGACCGGGTAGCCGATCTGCACCCAGACGAGCACGACGGCGACCGACAGCAGCGCGGTGTCCGGGCTGCCGAGCCAGTTGTGCCGCAGGCCGTCGAGCCCGACCGCACCGAGGACGGCGTTGAGGGCGCCGTTCTCCGGGCGGAGGATCCACCCGATGACGATCGCCGCGATGACCGCGGGCAGGATCTGCGGCAGGTAGTACGTGGCGCGGAGGAAGCTCGCGAGTTTGCCGCCGAACTTCTTGCCGATGACGTCGAACAGCGCGGCGGCGAGGACGAGCCCGAGGCTGGTCGGCACGATCACCATCGCGAGGATCATCACGATGCTGTTCCGGAACGAGATCCAGAACTGGCCGTCGGCCATGAGCCGGCGCCAGTTGTCGAGGCCGGTGAACTGCGGCGGCAGGATCCCCCGGTAGTTCGTGAACGACAGGTACACGTTCCAGCCGAGCGGAACGAGGATGATCGCCGCCAGCAGGACGAACCCGGGCAGCAGGTAGAACCAGTAGCTGCCGCGGCCGGAGGCGGGCATGATCGCGCCGTCGTCGCGACGGCGGGGGCGGGGGACGCGGCCGCGGAGCGGCGCGACGGGAGGACTGGACGCCATCGTCGGGCTTCCCTTCCGGGGAGTGGGGTGGTGCGGGTGAGGGGACCGGGAGGCGCGGTGCGGGTCGGACCCGCACCGCGCCTCCCGGCAGGTGGTCGCGTCAGCGACCGGGGTGGTGGAGTACCGCTGGGTCAGCCGGTGACGGCCTTCACGCCGTCGGCGTACTGCTGGCCGAGCTCCTCGTTGACCTGCTTCGGCGTGCTGCTGCCGTTGAGCACGCTCTGCAGCCCGGCGTTCAGCTGGTCGTAGAACGTCGAGGTGGGCCAGTCCGGGTAGTAGCCGAGGCCGTCACGCTCGGTGAGCGTGTTGAAGTTCGCGATGAGCTCCTTGCTCTTCTCGTCCGTGATGTCGGCCTCGTCGGCTGCGACCGGGACGCCGCCGTTGTTCCCGATGAGCGCCTGCATGTCGGGGCGGAGCGTGATGTCGATGAACTTCTCGGCGAGGGTCTTGTTCTTCGCCTTGGTCGGCACGACCCAGAGGTTGCCCGACGAGCCCGGGGACATCTCGGCGCCCGGGTAGAGGAAGGTGCCCCAGTCCTGCTGCATCTCGGTGGTGAAGCGGCCGTACCACCACGATCCGGAGAAGAACATCGGGTACTTGCCGCTGATGAAGGCGGTCCCGGCGTCCTCGGCCTTCATGCCGGTGGCGTCCGCGGAGATGTAGCCCTTGTCGGTCCAGTCCTTGATCGTCTTCGTCGCGTACGTGATCTGCTCGTCGGAGAAGTCGACCGGGTTCTCGTACAACTGGTAGTCGTCGACCCAGCTGCGGTCCGCCTTCGACAGCGCGAGCTGGTACCAGAGCTGACCGAGCGGGTACTCGGCGGCGGACTCGGCGAGCGGGGTCACGCCCTTCGACTCGAACGTCGCCATGGCCTCCTCGAGGTCGGCCTGGGTCTTCGGGACCTCGACGCCGTACTTCTCGAAGAGCTCCTTGTTGTAGTAGAACTCCACGTACTCGCCGTAGTCGGGCACGCCGTACCAGGAGCCGGAGCCCATCACGCCCTTCTCGTCGTAGCGGGCCGTGGTCTGCAGCGACTTGGCGAGCTTGTCGTCCCAGCCGTACTTCTCCACCGCGTCGTCGAGCGGGCTGAGCAGCCCCTGGCTGGCGAGCAGACCGGCGGTGGCGTTGCCCTTGTTGTACTCGATGAGGTCCGGGGCCTGGTCCGAGTTGAGCGACTGGCTGGCCGTCTTCCGGATCTGTTCGAAGCTCTTCTCCTGGAACTCGACCTTCGCGCCGGTCTCCTTCTCGAAGACCTCGATCGACTCCTTCCAAGCCTTGCCCATGGCGGAGTCCTCGGACTCGAAGTGCCAGAGCTTGAGGGTCTTGCCGTCCTCGTTGCTGCGGTCGTCGGCGCTCCCGCCGGCGGAACAGCCGGTCAGGACGACGGCGGTCGCGGCGAGCCCGGCGAGTGCGCCGAGCAGGCGGAACTTCTTCATGTCGCTACTTCCTCGTAGTGGATGGTGCTGGTGTCGAAGCGCTTCGACGATGCACGGCCGAAGACGCCGGTGGGACGGTGCCGGTCAGGGCACCGGTCGGATGGACCCGCGGTCGATGAACCGCGGCGGGAGGAGTGTGACGCCCGGTTCACGGGCACCGTCGACCTGACGGACGGCGCCCTCCACGGCGCCGCGACACATCTCCTCGAGCGGGAGGGGGATGGTGGACAGGGGGACCTCGAGCGCGTCGGTGTCGTAGCTCGCGCACGCGGCGAGCACGGAGACGTCCTCCGGGACGCGGACGCCCCGGGACACGAGGTGAGCGAGGACGGCCTCGACGACGGGCTCGTTGCAGTGGAACACGAGCGCCGTCATGTCGGGCAGGCCGGCCAGGAGTTCGTCGGCCGCACGACGCTGGTCGGCGCGGTCGAGCGACGGGTACAGCGCGAGCGTGGCGATGCCGGCGGCGCGGCACTCGTCCTCGAACGCGTCGGCGAAGCGGCGGATGAAGCCCGTGTGCCGCTCGACGTAGGTGGCGGGGTGGCCGATGACCCCGATGCTGCGGTGCCCGGCGGCGGCGAGCTGCCGGACCGACGCGCGACCGGCCTCGGCGAAGTCGAGGTCGATGCAGGTCAGGCCGGCGGTGTCGCCCGGGACGCCGACGAACGCGGCCGCGGCACCCGAGCGGCGGACGACCTCGGCCCGTTCGTCGTCCGTGGAGACCCCGAGCACCACGACCCCGTCGACCAGCGAGCTGTCCACCACGCGGCGGATCCCGGTGACCTCGTCGTCGCGGGCGAGCAGGAGCACGTCGTCGTCGTGGGCCCGTGCGGCCTCGACCACCGCGGTGACGAAGCGCATGTGCGTGGGCAGGTGCGCGTCCTCCCGGATGGGCGCGGACAGGGCGAGGATGTTCGTGCGGGCCCCGGCGAGCATGCGGGCGCCGGCGTTCGGCCGGTAGTCGAGCTCGGCGACCGCCTGGTCGATGCGGGCGCGGGTCGTGGCGGAGATCGCGCGCTTGCCGGAGAGGGCGTACGAGACGGTCGAGATCGAGACGCCCGCGGCCTTCGCCACCTCGTGGATCGTCACCATGCGCGCACCTCCTCGTGCTGTTCGTCGCGTGTGCCCTGCGGTCCGTCCGGCGCCTGTGAAGCGCTTCGACGAGCTCGCGACGGCGACGCTAACAGCGTCGAAGCGCTTCGCGCAACCCACTCGTCGGCGGTATCGACGGATGGAGCGCGCCACGGGCCTCCCGTCCGGCCGCCACGGCCGGTGCCGGTCCGGCAGGCGCGGCGCCGGGACCGGACCGCGTGCTACTCGTGGAGTGCCCGCACCGGTGTCCCCCGCACCGCCTGGGCAGCGGGCCCGAGGGCTGCCGCGAGCCCGGTGCCCGCCGCACCCGCGACCACGACGACGAGGAGCCACGCCGGGACCGTCGGACCGACGAGCTGCGCACCGTTCGTGGCACCGAGGAGTGTGTAGGCCCCCGCCCAGCCGTACGCCGTACCGAGGACGACCCCGAGCA
The sequence above is drawn from the Curtobacterium sp. L6-1 genome and encodes:
- a CDS encoding LacI family DNA-binding transcriptional regulator, which encodes MVTIHEVAKAAGVSISTVSYALSGKRAISATTRARIDQAVAELDYRPNAGARMLAGARTNILALSAPIREDAHLPTHMRFVTAVVEAARAHDDDVLLLARDDEVTGIRRVVDSSLVDGVVVLGVSTDDERAEVVRRSGAAAAFVGVPGDTAGLTCIDLDFAEAGRASVRQLAAAGHRSIGVIGHPATYVERHTGFIRRFADAFEDECRAAGIATLALYPSLDRADQRRAADELLAGLPDMTALVFHCNEPVVEAVLAHLVSRGVRVPEDVSVLAACASYDTDALEVPLSTIPLPLEEMCRGAVEGAVRQVDGAREPGVTLLPPRFIDRGSIRPVP
- a CDS encoding carbohydrate ABC transporter permease; the protein is MPASGRGSYWFYLLPGFVLLAAIILVPLGWNVYLSFTNYRGILPPQFTGLDNWRRLMADGQFWISFRNSIVMILAMVIVPTSLGLVLAAALFDVIGKKFGGKLASFLRATYYLPQILPAVIAAIVIGWILRPENGALNAVLGAVGLDGLRHNWLGSPDTALLSVAVVLVWVQIGYPVVVFMAALQRVDPELYEAAELDGANWFQRFRSITVHIIRPEIFVVVLTCTIAALKVFGPVYALTGGGPGNATIVPSYYSYSQFFQAQQVGYGATIATALTVVIVIVAIGFIAAQNRAERKEEAR
- a CDS encoding carbohydrate ABC transporter permease; translation: MTVSAPDTRATVTADAGRASRPTAKPRKRPGEGGVKRPADWVVLAGGVVIAVLIAAPFLLILLNSFKTPADYAAGGPLAWPTQLSFDGITTFWNRVDFPLKLWNSVFISGMVALLAVLISILNAFAIGIGRVRYRTWIVVLFMLANMLPQEVLLYPLYMMFKGVGLYDNVWSVIIVFTVIQSAFGTYLLSSVYGTFPKEILEAAALDGAGRWRVLWRVIVPISRPTLSVLLIFFFIWTWNEFLIPLTFLVSNDNQTVPVAISLLQGDRLMDVTTTSASALLGLIPTLVFFLIFQRTLARGITAGAVK
- a CDS encoding ABC transporter substrate-binding protein, which codes for MKKFRLLGALAGLAATAVVLTGCSAGGSADDRSNEDGKTLKLWHFESEDSAMGKAWKESIEVFEKETGAKVEFQEKSFEQIRKTASQSLNSDQAPDLIEYNKGNATAGLLASQGLLSPLDDAVEKYGWDDKLAKSLQTTARYDEKGVMGSGSWYGVPDYGEYVEFYYNKELFEKYGVEVPKTQADLEEAMATFESKGVTPLAESAAEYPLGQLWYQLALSKADRSWVDDYQLYENPVDFSDEQITYATKTIKDWTDKGYISADATGMKAEDAGTAFISGKYPMFFSGSWWYGRFTTEMQQDWGTFLYPGAEMSPGSSGNLWVVPTKAKNKTLAEKFIDITLRPDMQALIGNNGGVPVAADEADITDEKSKELIANFNTLTERDGLGYYPDWPTSTFYDQLNAGLQSVLNGSSTPKQVNEELGQQYADGVKAVTG